One genomic segment of Allocatelliglobosispora scoriae includes these proteins:
- a CDS encoding YbaB/EbfC family nucleoid-associated protein codes for MHGEEAETSGGPATAEAVARLRARAEELTGQFQQMIGSFDDIAAKTRAVMVTATSGDGLVTATVGSDGRLRKLRLDPRIYHYPHASDLARSIQETIDAAAAEAQRRVVEICAPLVPEETIAPYLERDHEKIMQRMVQDLSTMGGVRP; via the coding sequence ATGCACGGGGAGGAAGCAGAGACCAGTGGTGGACCCGCCACGGCCGAGGCGGTCGCGCGGCTGCGGGCCCGGGCCGAGGAGCTCACCGGGCAGTTCCAGCAGATGATCGGCTCCTTCGACGACATCGCCGCCAAGACCCGTGCCGTCATGGTCACCGCGACCTCCGGCGACGGCCTGGTCACCGCGACCGTCGGCAGCGACGGACGGCTGCGCAAGCTGCGCCTGGACCCGCGCATCTACCACTACCCGCACGCCAGCGACCTGGCCCGCTCCATCCAGGAGACGATCGATGCCGCCGCCGCCGAGGCGCAGCGGCGGGTCGTCGAGATCTGCGCGCCGCTGGTGCCGGAGGAGACCATCGCGCCCTACCTCGAGCGCGACCACGAGAAGATCATGCAGCGCATGGTGCAGGATCTGTCCACCATGGGGGGAGTGCGGCCATGA
- a CDS encoding SUKH-3 domain-containing protein, giving the protein MEYETVMDMHEARRIAAEWAEHPDGVELYEFELGFVAQRIDIRPEQEQDLGAASAVIDRGSGALTLWPSLAAPLVADLYRTEMLAQHRFPEQTRAMLRLGGWRPGRDVSQVVRDWWGGGAGPAMPRAAAAVLGEFGGLRMRTLRLELVPQRTATAPPAVGDGDRVLIGRLGGDPLWLDPAGAVWRGESMAAAGFDELLVALCED; this is encoded by the coding sequence ATGGAGTATGAGACCGTGATGGACATGCACGAGGCGCGGCGGATAGCGGCGGAATGGGCCGAGCACCCCGACGGCGTGGAGCTCTACGAGTTCGAGCTCGGTTTCGTCGCGCAGCGCATCGACATCCGCCCCGAGCAGGAGCAGGATCTCGGCGCGGCCAGCGCCGTGATCGACCGGGGCAGCGGCGCGCTGACCCTGTGGCCGTCGCTGGCGGCGCCCCTCGTCGCGGACCTCTACCGCACCGAGATGCTCGCGCAGCACCGGTTCCCCGAGCAGACCCGGGCGATGCTGCGCCTGGGCGGGTGGCGGCCGGGGCGGGACGTGTCGCAGGTCGTCCGCGACTGGTGGGGCGGCGGTGCGGGTCCGGCGATGCCGAGGGCGGCCGCCGCGGTGCTGGGGGAATTCGGCGGGCTGCGGATGCGTACCCTCCGGCTGGAGCTGGTGCCGCAGCGGACCGCGACGGCACCGCCTGCCGTCGGCGACGGCGACCGCGTCCTGATCGGACGGCTCGGCGGCGATCCACTGTGGCTGGATCCGGCCGGCGCGGTGTGGCGGGGCGAGTCGATGGCGGCTGCCGGGTTCGACGAGCTGCTGGTGGCGCTGTGCGAGGACTGA
- a CDS encoding S8 family serine peptidase, which translates to MRGLSLIAAAALLVGLGLPVPAAAAGAAACRNGFAKGDTAIPARPWAQRWLAPERAWPLSDGGHAVTVAVVDTGVDRVHPQLADAVLPGVDLLGDAGAGRVDCTGHGTAVASLIAARPADGIGFAGVAPKARILPVRVVERADGDIDPAKVAAGIRWATAHGATIVNIALVVPDSAAVRDAVADAVRHDVLVVAGAGTLGTGTRASGPSYPAGYDGVLGVVGADASGNPPEAAWTGSHVDLTAPGLDLIAAAPALGHTTAWARDAGLATAMVSGSAALLRSARPGLTAAAVAERLTATADPAPAGRRSDRFGWGYVNPYRALSEPDPSATAGARGAEVVERAAVAPADGRVAAAAQVLTAVFLAVALLLLGLRGVRSRRRAARGGR; encoded by the coding sequence GTGCGAGGACTGAGCCTGATCGCCGCCGCCGCGCTGCTCGTGGGCCTGGGCCTCCCGGTGCCGGCCGCGGCGGCCGGTGCGGCGGCGTGCCGCAACGGGTTCGCCAAGGGCGACACCGCCATCCCGGCCCGGCCGTGGGCGCAGCGCTGGCTCGCCCCCGAGCGGGCCTGGCCGCTGAGCGACGGCGGACACGCGGTCACGGTCGCGGTCGTCGACACCGGCGTCGACCGGGTGCACCCGCAGCTGGCCGACGCGGTGCTGCCCGGAGTGGACCTGCTGGGCGACGCCGGGGCCGGCCGGGTCGACTGCACCGGGCACGGCACGGCGGTGGCGAGCCTCATCGCCGCACGCCCGGCCGACGGCATCGGCTTCGCCGGGGTCGCGCCCAAGGCACGGATCCTGCCGGTACGCGTCGTCGAGCGCGCCGACGGCGACATCGACCCGGCGAAGGTGGCGGCGGGCATCCGCTGGGCCACCGCGCACGGCGCCACGATCGTCAACATCGCCCTCGTCGTGCCCGACAGTGCTGCCGTCCGCGACGCGGTGGCCGACGCCGTGCGCCACGATGTGCTGGTGGTGGCGGGCGCCGGGACGCTGGGCACCGGCACGCGCGCGAGCGGGCCGTCCTACCCGGCCGGGTACGACGGCGTGCTCGGAGTCGTCGGCGCCGACGCTTCCGGCAATCCGCCAGAGGCGGCCTGGACGGGCTCCCATGTGGACCTGACCGCGCCCGGGCTGGACCTCATCGCCGCCGCGCCCGCGCTCGGGCACACCACCGCCTGGGCCCGCGACGCGGGGCTCGCCACCGCGATGGTCAGCGGATCCGCGGCCCTGCTGCGCTCGGCCCGGCCGGGATTGACCGCAGCCGCCGTCGCCGAGCGGCTCACCGCCACGGCCGACCCCGCTCCAGCGGGACGCCGCAGCGACCGGTTCGGGTGGGGATATGTCAACCCCTACCGCGCGCTGAGCGAGCCCGATCCGTCGGCGACGGCCGGTGCGCGCGGTGCCGAGGTGGTGGAGCGCGCAGCGGTCGCACCGGCCGACGGGCGGGTGGCCGCCGCCGCGCAGGTGCTGACCGCGGTGTTCCTGGCGGTGGCGCTGCTGCTGCTGGGGCTGCGCGGGGTGCGGTCGCGCCGCCGGGCCGCCCGCGGTGGGCGCTGA
- a CDS encoding WXG100 family type VII secretion target, giving the protein MGSPDYLKVNFESVEGAARAIQNAMVNMEQELVSMANKLRPMVETWSFEAQQAYVANQEQWQKKAELLNQTGIELANQIIKAKNIMWDTEQAAVALQRSFSV; this is encoded by the coding sequence GTGGGTTCGCCAGATTATCTCAAGGTCAATTTCGAGTCCGTCGAAGGCGCCGCGCGAGCCATCCAGAACGCCATGGTCAACATGGAGCAGGAGCTCGTGTCGATGGCGAACAAGCTGCGCCCGATGGTGGAGACCTGGAGCTTCGAGGCACAGCAGGCCTACGTGGCCAACCAGGAGCAGTGGCAGAAGAAGGCCGAGCTGCTCAACCAGACCGGCATCGAGCTCGCCAACCAGATCATCAAGGCCAAGAACATCATGTGGGACACCGAGCAGGCAGCCGTCGCGCTGCAGCGGTCCTTCAGCGTCTGA
- a CDS encoding WXG100 family type VII secretion target translates to MAGEFRTDTNLMHQAAKDVDNTADTLAQELSALMTSLGPLEEEWRGRAGARFDELKQLFNTRLRDLHASLEQLASFIDKNSTQYSDAQYSAHQTFDSVGADLGSGTPRTNITAAMIPRG, encoded by the coding sequence ATGGCGGGCGAATTTCGTACCGATACCAATCTCATGCACCAGGCCGCGAAGGATGTGGACAACACCGCCGACACGCTCGCACAGGAGCTCTCGGCGCTGATGACCAGCCTGGGGCCGCTGGAGGAGGAGTGGCGCGGACGCGCCGGAGCCAGGTTCGACGAGCTCAAGCAGCTTTTCAACACCCGGCTGCGCGATCTGCACGCGAGCCTGGAGCAGCTGGCGTCCTTCATCGACAAGAACTCCACGCAGTACTCCGACGCGCAGTACTCCGCGCACCAGACGTTCGACTCCGTCGGAGCGGACCTGGGCAGCGGAACGCCCCGGACCAACATCACCGCAGCCATGATTCCGAGGGGGTAA
- the eccB gene encoding type VII secretion protein EccB encodes MLTRRDLIHSRQYLRQRYLCAIVSHRADPLDWAGRNAGSAAFAGVMILVIALAGTAVLGKIFPGGSSAWNKCDAVIVERETGTKYVCGLQPDTLHPVLNFASAALIKGTTKQVTAARSSLTWPRGPMVGIPDAPDNLPGAGGLLVGAWNLCSVLRDDGSGTARPASVVLVGSGPAGARPADASAVVVADPDGGRHLIWQGARFPLTDARFVLSALGLTPEAGVPVAASWLAPLPLGPALGPIEVTGAGAAVPGLPSLRVGRFATVATADGTTRWYLAQAGGLQEVTEVQRSLVRTADRTPVALSPTDLTAPGVVIMPPMAYAGIQPPTRIPAYTTPSAKEQTVCAAYLGDTVGLTVDGTLPVAGARAVPAAARRPLAADAVLVEPGHGALIRALATPTAPAGTLMLVTDLGVRYACADDAAAQSLGYPRGTPIAVIPAGLLALLPQGPALDASAALRIFAHTAAG; translated from the coding sequence ATGCTGACCCGTCGCGATCTGATCCACTCCCGGCAGTACCTGCGCCAGCGCTACCTGTGCGCCATCGTGTCCCATCGGGCCGACCCGCTGGACTGGGCCGGGCGCAACGCCGGGTCCGCCGCGTTCGCCGGGGTGATGATCCTGGTCATCGCGCTGGCCGGTACGGCGGTCCTCGGCAAGATCTTCCCCGGCGGGTCGAGCGCCTGGAACAAGTGCGACGCGGTGATCGTGGAGCGGGAGACCGGCACCAAGTACGTCTGCGGCCTGCAACCCGACACCCTGCACCCGGTGCTCAACTTCGCCTCGGCGGCGCTGATCAAGGGCACGACGAAGCAGGTCACCGCAGCCCGCTCGTCGCTGACCTGGCCGCGCGGGCCGATGGTCGGCATCCCCGACGCCCCGGACAACCTCCCCGGCGCGGGCGGCCTGCTGGTCGGCGCGTGGAACCTGTGCAGCGTGCTGCGCGACGACGGCAGCGGCACCGCCCGACCCGCCAGCGTCGTGCTGGTCGGGTCGGGACCAGCCGGGGCGCGGCCGGCCGACGCCAGTGCGGTGGTCGTGGCGGATCCCGACGGCGGGCGGCACCTGATCTGGCAGGGTGCCCGCTTCCCGCTCACCGACGCGCGGTTCGTGCTGTCGGCGCTGGGACTGACCCCGGAGGCGGGCGTGCCGGTCGCCGCGAGCTGGCTGGCGCCGCTCCCGCTCGGCCCGGCGCTGGGCCCGATCGAGGTCACCGGTGCCGGGGCCGCCGTGCCGGGGCTGCCGTCCCTGCGGGTGGGGCGCTTCGCCACGGTGGCCACGGCCGACGGAACCACCCGGTGGTACCTGGCCCAGGCCGGTGGCCTGCAGGAGGTCACCGAGGTGCAGCGCAGCCTCGTCCGGACCGCCGACCGCACCCCGGTGGCGCTGTCGCCGACCGACCTGACCGCCCCCGGCGTGGTGATCATGCCGCCGATGGCCTACGCGGGGATCCAGCCCCCGACCCGCATCCCCGCCTACACCACGCCGTCGGCGAAGGAGCAGACGGTCTGCGCGGCGTACCTCGGCGACACCGTGGGACTGACCGTCGACGGCACGCTCCCGGTCGCCGGTGCGCGCGCTGTGCCCGCCGCCGCCCGCAGGCCGCTCGCCGCCGACGCAGTCCTCGTCGAGCCCGGACACGGTGCGCTGATCCGGGCGCTGGCCACCCCCACCGCCCCGGCCGGGACGCTGATGCTCGTCACCGACCTCGGAGTCCGCTACGCCTGCGCCGACGACGCGGCCGCGCAGTCGCTGGGCTACCCGCGGGGCACCCCGATCGCGGTGATCCCGGCGGGACTGCTGGCGCTGCTGCCGCAGGGCCCGGCGTTGGACGCGTCGGCGGCGTTGCGGATCTTCGCGCATACCGCAGCAGGTTGA
- the eccD gene encoding type VII secretion integral membrane protein EccD produces the protein MTTTDGGLVRIIMLAPKRRVEMAVPEHVPVVGLLPTLLRHGGPTLAEDGVERGGWVLRRLDGSALEPDRSMAALGVHDGEMLVLAPRDQEWPEPAYDDVAEAIAATAQRLGARWNAQATRATGLAAAGVALALGLLLVWVTPADKHIAGYAALATAVVLLGAAAFLSRTAAADRATAVLLAGFGTLYAAVGGAAAPALRPLADGITAWQVVSGAAALVCAGIAGRFAVTGHGRYSIAAVVFAVGGGAMGFLATVQETATAGAAAIVGGALAMSLFALPRLAMNQGGVPAPPIPSLTGAEEPMPVAAQLSQAVQRSDELLAGLLLGIGACIALSVWLLVLTPSTGATYLAAAIVALCALRARAFAAVRHRVPLLCAAAAGAAALGWLGWTGVAAADRPVALIPALAVVLVVAGAVAAAGSRVSRRAPSPHFGRAGDIADTLVTIAVPILVALVLGLFGVMRGIWES, from the coding sequence ATGACCACAACCGATGGTGGCCTCGTCCGTATCATCATGCTTGCTCCGAAGCGCCGCGTCGAGATGGCTGTACCCGAGCACGTTCCGGTCGTCGGGCTCCTGCCGACGCTGCTGCGCCACGGCGGGCCGACGCTCGCCGAGGACGGCGTGGAGCGCGGCGGATGGGTGCTGCGGCGGCTCGACGGCAGTGCTCTGGAGCCGGACCGGTCGATGGCCGCCCTCGGTGTCCACGATGGAGAGATGCTGGTCCTGGCCCCGCGCGACCAGGAGTGGCCGGAGCCCGCCTACGACGACGTGGCCGAGGCGATCGCCGCCACCGCGCAGCGCCTGGGCGCGCGCTGGAACGCGCAGGCGACCCGCGCGACCGGCCTGGCCGCCGCCGGGGTCGCGCTGGCACTGGGGCTGCTGCTGGTCTGGGTCACGCCCGCCGACAAGCACATCGCCGGGTACGCCGCCCTCGCCACCGCCGTCGTCCTGCTCGGTGCCGCGGCGTTCCTGTCCCGGACCGCAGCCGCGGACCGGGCCACCGCGGTCCTGCTGGCCGGGTTCGGCACGCTCTACGCGGCCGTCGGCGGCGCTGCGGCACCGGCACTGCGCCCGCTCGCCGACGGCATCACCGCCTGGCAGGTCGTCAGCGGTGCCGCGGCACTGGTCTGCGCCGGGATCGCGGGCCGTTTCGCGGTCACCGGCCATGGGCGCTACTCGATCGCGGCGGTCGTCTTCGCCGTCGGCGGCGGTGCGATGGGGTTCCTCGCCACCGTGCAGGAGACCGCCACCGCGGGTGCGGCGGCGATCGTCGGCGGCGCCCTGGCGATGTCGCTGTTCGCGCTGCCCCGGCTCGCGATGAACCAGGGCGGTGTGCCCGCTCCGCCGATCCCGAGCCTGACCGGTGCCGAGGAGCCGATGCCGGTGGCGGCGCAGCTCTCGCAGGCCGTGCAGCGCTCCGACGAGCTGCTGGCGGGGCTGCTGCTGGGCATCGGCGCCTGCATCGCGCTGAGCGTGTGGCTGCTGGTGCTGACACCGAGCACCGGCGCGACCTACCTGGCCGCCGCCATCGTCGCGCTGTGCGCGCTGCGGGCGCGGGCGTTCGCGGCGGTCCGGCACCGCGTTCCGCTGCTGTGCGCCGCGGCCGCCGGTGCGGCGGCACTGGGATGGCTCGGCTGGACCGGCGTCGCCGCCGCCGACCGGCCGGTCGCGCTGATCCCGGCGCTGGCGGTGGTGCTGGTGGTGGCGGGGGCGGTGGCCGCGGCCGGGTCGCGGGTGTCGCGCCGGGCGCCGTCGCCGCACTTCGGCCGGGCCGGGGACATCGCCGACACGCTGGTGACGATCGCGGTGCCGATCCTGGTCGCCCTGGTCCTGGGCCTGTTCGGTGTCATGCGCGGGATCTGGGAGTCGTGA
- the eccCa gene encoding type VII secretion protein EccCa, which translates to MSTVVRRRPPRRPMPPYPAGDVVIEQPSEIPEAEGKSWSRVLMLLPMGAGAVAMALLFAGQSGSTLRLITGGLLGVSMLGMVAMQFSQHSSGGSKSEMRALRRNYLFELGGLRRNVRTAIRAQWTAEYYRHPQPQALWSLVDSSRLWERRADDADFGQIRIGLGQRDLATPLIAPPFIPMEKAEPVSAGALRRFLATYRQVPQLPVVLAVTGFAKLHVLGDERQARSLVRAIVAQSAFFHAPDDLLVAVCAGSEERLYWEWAKWLPHAAHPTDTDALGPLRLLAPSVVGLEALLDTLLARRPRFSPSAVETEIDGPHLLVVIDGGETVGSDHLTADVGLEGVLVVEINGRPPRHPDRSTLLLRIAADGTLTAGTYDSSETLGLADGLSLVAAEALAHQLSPLRLAAAATGGQAMASVHGLSELLDIGDPYTLDPVQTWLTRPNRDRLRVPIGIGADGSRVELDLKESAQDGMGPHGLLIGATGSGKSELLRTLVLALAITHPPEVLNLVLVDFKGGATFVTLDKLPHTSAVITNLADELPLVDRMTDAINGELVRRQELLRKAGNYVSQREYERARAAGVPLAPLPSLLIVCDEFSELLSVKPDFIDMFVQIGRVGRSLGVHLLLASQRLEEGRLRGLDTHLSYRIGLRTFSPLESRTVLGVTDAYELPRAPGHGYLKFGTEEMTRFRAAYVSGAHKRDEARPAQVDGEQVHAFVSGYVAPQRQGADAPAVAAAETLEDVTGETLLDILTGRLVGQGTPAHQVWLPPLDLAPSLSELTGPVAVTAGRGLATVDTAAHRSVTVNVGLVDKPFEQRRDPLRLDLAGANGHMIVVGAPQSGKSGLLRTMMMNLAVTHTPREVQFYCLDFGGALTPLRELPHVGGVATRHEANQVRRTVAELTQLLTEREQLFASRGIDSMATYRRLLARGEIDGAHGDVFLIVDGWLSLRNDFEDLEGDVMELANRGLAFGVHVIGTCGRWMDLRPSIRDVFGTRLELRLGDPSDSVIGRRAAANVPQQAPGRGITPESYQFLTGYATPDELAELVGAVRAAWDGDAAPRVRLLPAEVAYTELPQRPDQPGPVIGLAEHDLQPVYLEADADPHFLVFGDTECGKSGFLRTLARSISDHYRPEQARIIAVDYRRSLLGAIPDSHLLGYGISAKPAADLIAEIADVFRQRLPGADVTPDQLRKRDWWSGPELFLLVDDYDLVAGDRNPLGALVEYLPQSREVGLHLVLARRSGGASRSFFDASMSRLRDLNTPGLVMSGDRNEGPLLGSVRPSTLPPGRGWLVTRKHGPRLVQLGWSPPPL; encoded by the coding sequence GTGAGCACAGTTGTACGCCGACGACCGCCACGCCGTCCGATGCCTCCCTATCCGGCTGGTGATGTCGTCATCGAGCAGCCCTCGGAGATCCCCGAGGCGGAGGGCAAGTCCTGGAGCCGGGTGCTGATGCTGCTGCCGATGGGCGCGGGCGCCGTGGCGATGGCGCTGCTCTTCGCCGGGCAGAGCGGCAGCACGCTGCGGCTGATCACCGGCGGCCTGCTCGGCGTCTCCATGCTGGGCATGGTCGCGATGCAGTTCTCCCAGCACTCCAGCGGCGGCAGCAAGTCCGAGATGCGGGCCCTGCGCCGCAACTACCTGTTCGAGCTGGGCGGGCTGCGGCGCAACGTCCGCACCGCGATCCGGGCACAGTGGACGGCGGAGTACTACCGCCACCCGCAGCCGCAGGCGCTGTGGTCGCTGGTGGACAGTTCGCGGCTGTGGGAGCGGCGCGCCGACGACGCCGACTTCGGGCAGATCCGCATCGGCTTGGGCCAGCGCGACCTCGCCACGCCGCTGATCGCGCCGCCGTTCATCCCGATGGAGAAGGCCGAGCCGGTCAGCGCGGGGGCGCTGCGGCGCTTCCTCGCCACCTACCGGCAGGTGCCGCAGCTGCCGGTGGTGTTGGCCGTGACCGGCTTCGCCAAGCTGCACGTGCTCGGCGACGAGCGGCAGGCCCGCAGCCTCGTCCGGGCGATCGTGGCCCAGTCCGCGTTCTTCCACGCCCCCGACGACCTGCTCGTCGCGGTCTGCGCGGGCAGCGAGGAGCGCCTCTACTGGGAGTGGGCCAAGTGGCTGCCGCACGCGGCGCACCCCACCGACACCGACGCGCTGGGACCGCTGCGGCTGCTCGCGCCCTCCGTCGTCGGCCTGGAGGCGCTGCTGGACACGCTGCTGGCCCGGCGGCCCCGCTTCAGCCCCAGCGCCGTGGAGACCGAGATCGACGGCCCGCACCTGCTGGTCGTCATCGACGGCGGCGAGACCGTGGGCTCCGACCACCTCACCGCCGACGTGGGTCTCGAGGGCGTCCTCGTCGTGGAGATCAACGGCCGCCCGCCCCGGCACCCCGACCGGTCCACGCTGCTGCTGCGCATCGCCGCCGACGGCACCCTGACCGCGGGCACCTACGACAGCTCCGAGACGCTCGGCCTCGCCGACGGGCTGTCGCTGGTCGCCGCAGAGGCGCTGGCGCACCAGCTCTCGCCCCTGCGGCTCGCCGCAGCGGCGACCGGTGGGCAGGCGATGGCCTCGGTGCACGGGCTGTCGGAGCTGCTCGACATCGGCGACCCCTACACGCTGGACCCGGTGCAGACCTGGCTGACCCGGCCCAACCGGGACCGGCTGCGGGTGCCGATCGGCATCGGCGCCGACGGGTCCCGGGTGGAGCTCGACCTCAAGGAGTCCGCGCAGGACGGCATGGGGCCGCACGGGCTGCTCATCGGCGCGACCGGGTCGGGCAAGTCGGAGCTGCTGCGGACGCTGGTGCTGGCGCTGGCGATCACCCACCCGCCGGAGGTGCTCAACCTGGTGCTGGTGGACTTCAAGGGCGGGGCCACGTTCGTCACCCTGGACAAGCTGCCGCACACCAGCGCCGTCATCACCAACCTCGCCGACGAGCTGCCGCTGGTCGACCGGATGACCGACGCCATCAACGGCGAACTCGTCCGCCGCCAGGAGCTGCTGCGCAAGGCGGGCAACTACGTCTCGCAGCGCGAATACGAGCGCGCCCGCGCCGCCGGGGTGCCCCTGGCCCCGCTGCCGAGCCTGCTCATCGTCTGCGACGAGTTCAGCGAGCTGCTCTCGGTCAAGCCCGACTTCATCGACATGTTCGTGCAGATCGGCCGGGTCGGCCGGTCCCTCGGCGTGCACCTGCTGCTCGCCAGCCAGCGCCTGGAGGAGGGCCGCCTGCGCGGCCTGGACACGCACCTGTCCTACCGGATCGGCCTGCGCACCTTCTCCCCGCTGGAGAGCCGCACGGTGCTGGGCGTCACCGACGCCTACGAGCTGCCGCGCGCCCCCGGGCACGGCTACCTGAAGTTCGGCACCGAGGAGATGACCCGCTTCCGGGCCGCCTACGTCTCCGGCGCCCACAAACGCGACGAGGCCCGGCCCGCGCAGGTCGACGGCGAGCAGGTGCACGCGTTCGTCTCCGGCTACGTCGCGCCGCAGCGGCAGGGCGCCGACGCACCGGCGGTGGCCGCGGCCGAGACGCTGGAGGACGTCACGGGCGAGACGCTGCTGGACATCCTCACCGGACGCCTGGTCGGCCAGGGCACCCCGGCGCACCAGGTGTGGCTGCCGCCGCTGGACCTCGCGCCGTCGCTGTCCGAGCTCACCGGCCCGGTCGCGGTGACGGCGGGCCGCGGACTCGCCACGGTGGACACGGCCGCGCACCGGAGCGTGACGGTCAACGTCGGGCTGGTCGACAAGCCGTTCGAGCAGCGCCGCGATCCGCTGCGGCTGGACCTCGCCGGCGCCAACGGCCACATGATCGTGGTCGGTGCGCCGCAGTCGGGCAAGAGCGGCCTGCTGCGGACGATGATGATGAACCTGGCGGTCACCCATACCCCGCGGGAGGTGCAGTTCTACTGCCTCGACTTCGGCGGCGCGCTGACGCCGCTGCGGGAGCTGCCGCACGTCGGCGGCGTCGCCACCCGCCACGAGGCCAACCAGGTCCGGCGGACCGTCGCCGAGCTGACGCAACTGCTCACCGAGCGCGAGCAGCTCTTCGCCAGCCGCGGCATCGACTCCATGGCCACCTATCGGCGCCTGCTCGCCCGCGGCGAGATCGACGGCGCGCACGGCGACGTGTTCCTCATCGTCGACGGCTGGCTGTCCCTGCGCAACGACTTCGAGGACCTCGAGGGCGACGTGATGGAGCTGGCCAACCGGGGGCTGGCCTTCGGCGTCCACGTCATCGGCACCTGCGGGCGCTGGATGGACCTGCGTCCGTCCATCCGCGACGTCTTCGGCACCCGGCTGGAGCTGCGCCTGGGCGACCCGTCGGACTCCGTCATCGGGCGCCGGGCCGCCGCCAACGTGCCGCAGCAGGCTCCCGGCCGCGGCATCACCCCGGAGTCCTACCAGTTCCTGACCGGCTACGCGACGCCGGATGAGCTGGCCGAGCTCGTCGGCGCCGTCCGGGCCGCCTGGGACGGCGACGCGGCGCCGCGGGTTCGGCTGCTGCCCGCCGAGGTCGCCTACACCGAGCTGCCGCAGCGCCCCGACCAGCCCGGACCGGTGATAGGGCTGGCCGAGCACGACCTGCAGCCGGTCTACCTGGAGGCCGACGCCGACCCGCACTTCCTGGTCTTCGGCGACACCGAGTGCGGCAAGTCCGGCTTCCTGCGCACGCTGGCCCGCTCCATCAGCGACCACTACCGGCCCGAGCAGGCCCGCATCATCGCCGTGGACTACCGCCGCAGCCTGCTGGGGGCCATCCCCGACAGCCACCTGCTCGGATACGGGATCTCCGCGAAACCGGCCGCCGACCTCATCGCCGAGATCGCCGACGTGTTCCGCCAGCGTCTGCCCGGGGCGGATGTCACTCCGGACCAGCTGCGCAAGCGCGACTGGTGGAGCGGTCCGGAACTGTTCCTGCTCGTCGACGACTACGACCTGGTCGCCGGGGACCGCAACCCGCTGGGCGCCCTGGTCGAATACCTGCCCCAGTCCCGGGAGGTCGGCCTGCACCTGGTGCTGGCCCGCCGCAGCGGCGGCGCCAGCCGCTCGTTCTTCGATGCGTCGATGTCCCGGCTGCGCGACCTCAACACCCCGGGCCTGGTGATGTCCGGCGACCGCAACGAGGGACCGCTGCTGGGCAGCGTGCGCCCCAGCACCCTGCCGCCGGGGCGGGGGTGGCTGGTGACCCGCAAGCACGGACCGCGCCTGGTCCAGCTCGGCTGGTCTCCACCTCCCCTGTAA